From Vigna unguiculata cultivar IT97K-499-35 chromosome 5, ASM411807v1, whole genome shotgun sequence, the proteins below share one genomic window:
- the LOC114185944 gene encoding transcription factor MYB41-like, producing MGRAPCCNKNGLKKGPWTPEEDLMLTNYIHTHGPGNWRTLPKNAGLQRCGKSCRLRWTNYLRPDIKRGRFSFEEEETIIQLHSVLGNKWSAIAARLPGRTDNEIKNYWNTHIRKRLLRMGIDPVTHAPRLDLLDMSSILRSAIGNVNPSFLNLQGLLSAQALMNPEFLKLAATATLLSLKNDHNQNPSNLVSQAQQQLNNVGNCPVQSQIFPNQFQTPTQSNNVNNGLSMSPDNYLGVHSYLNAQQNQVDLLQDPDLVHLLNSANQNMGYESVLSTPLSTPTPLNSSSTYVNSSTEEERDTYCSDVFKLEIPESLDISDFL from the exons ATGGGAAGAGCACCTTGTTGCAACAAAAATGGTCTCAAAAAGGGTCCTTGGACACCTGAAGAGGATCTCATGCTCACCAACTACATTCACACTCATGGACCTGGAAATTGGCGAACCCTCCCCAAGAATGCTG GTTTACAACGATGTGGCAAGAGTTGCCGTCTTCGATGGACCAATTACCTGAGACCCGATATCAAGAGAGGAAGGTTCTCGTTTGAAGAAGAAGAGACAATCATTCAGCTCCACAGTGTCTTGGGAAACAA GTGGTCGGCGATAGCAGCTAGGTTGCCAGGGAGAACCGACAATGAAATAAAGAACTATTGGAACACCCACATCAGGAAGAGGTTGCTGCGAATGGGAATCGATCCTGTTACACACGCTCCACGCCTCGATCTTCTTGACATGTCCTCGATTCTGAGGTCAGCAATCGGCAACGTTAATCCATCGTTTCTGAATCTGCAAGGCTTGTTGAGCGCCCAGGCGTTGATGAACCCAGAGTTTCTGAAGCTCGCCGCCACTGCAACTTTGTTATCATTGAAGAATGATCACAATCAAAACCCGTCAAATTTAGTCTCACAAGCTCAACAACAATTGAATAACGTAGGGAATTGTCCAGTGCAAAGCCAGATTTTCCCTAATCAGTTTCAGACTCCAACTCAAAGCAACAACGTGAACAATGGGCTTTCAATGTCCCCAGACAATTATCTCGGTGTGCATAGTTACCTGAACGCTCAACAAAACCAAGTTGATTTGTTACAGGACCCGGATTTGGTACATTTGTTAAACAGTGCAAACCAAAACATGGGCTATGAATCGGTTCTCTCTACGCCTTTGTCTACCCCAACTCCATTGAATTCATCATCCACTTATGTGAATAGCAGCACCGAGGAAGAGAGGGACACGTATTGCAGCGATGTATTCAAGTTAGAAATTCCGGAGAGTTTGGACATTAGCGATTTCTTGTAA